A genomic region of Streptosporangium lutulentum contains the following coding sequences:
- a CDS encoding TetR/AcrR family transcriptional regulator, translated as MTSTSQRAAPLPPDERRAALVASTLSLVLAHGPDVSTRQIAQAAGVAEGTIFRVFTTKEELVDAAVASAFDLSPLLGDLTAIDRTAPLQVRLVAAVEILQQHTTRIFRLVDALGPPWLAKAGRNPRARTDQGNVIRQALAELIEPGPDRLRCEPLEAARRLQLMTTAGSHPRIVEGNPLSPPEIVSMLLDGIRLRPESEPSLGHDPSPEHGLFPEPTQSAHTPNPALPPNPPNTTSP; from the coding sequence GTGACTTCGACCTCCCAGCGTGCCGCCCCCCTCCCACCGGACGAACGGCGGGCCGCACTCGTCGCGTCCACCCTGTCGCTGGTGCTCGCCCACGGCCCCGACGTGAGCACCCGGCAGATCGCGCAGGCCGCCGGTGTGGCGGAGGGGACGATCTTCCGGGTCTTCACCACCAAGGAAGAACTCGTGGACGCGGCCGTGGCCAGCGCCTTCGATCTCTCCCCGCTCCTGGGTGACCTGACGGCCATAGACCGCACGGCTCCCCTGCAGGTCAGGCTCGTCGCGGCGGTCGAGATCCTGCAGCAGCACACGACGCGCATCTTCCGGCTGGTGGACGCGCTGGGACCGCCCTGGCTCGCCAAGGCCGGTCGTAATCCCCGGGCCCGCACCGATCAGGGCAACGTCATCCGGCAGGCGCTCGCCGAGCTGATCGAGCCCGGCCCCGACCGGCTGCGATGCGAGCCGCTGGAGGCCGCACGCCGGCTGCAACTGATGACCACCGCGGGCAGCCATCCCCGGATCGTCGAGGGCAATCCGCTGTCGCCTCCGGAGATCGTCTCCATGTTGCTGGACGGAATCCGCCTGCGACCCGAATCCGAGCCGAGCCTCGGACACGATCCGAGCCCCGAACACGGCCTTTTCCCCGAACCCACGCAATCCGCCCACACCCCGAACCCGGCCCTCCCTCCGAACCCCCCGAACACGACCTCGCCCTAG
- a CDS encoding ABC transporter ATP-binding protein: MLSRLLRTYLKPYSSTLIIVVVLQLVGTMASLYLPSLNADIIDHGVATGDTGYILSTGGWMLAVSLVQIGCSIAAVYHGAYAAMGFGRDVRSAVFHQVGGFSAREVSQFGAPSLITRSINDVQQVQILVVMTCTMLISAPIMCVGGIIMALRQDVGLSWLMLVCVPALLVSIGLIVFRMVPQFRALQTRIDTVNQVMREQLSGIRVVRAFVREREETQRFAVANTALTDTSLRVGRLSALIFPIVMLILNASSVAVLWFGSGRVDSGEMQIGALTAFLMYLMQILTSVMMATFISIMIPRAAVCAERIVEVLDTESSVVPPENPVREVHTRGELEMRDVEFRYPGAAAPVLSGISFRVSAGQTTAVIGSTGSGKTTLVSLIPRLFDATSGTVSVDGVDVRDLDPQMLWTRIGLVPQKPYLFSGTVASNLRYGKPDASDEELWEALEVAQARDFVEAMPEGLDAPIAQGGTNVSGGQRQRLSIARALVSKPEIYLFDDSFSALDLSTDARLRAALRPHIAQAAVVIVGQRISTIADADQIVVLDDGLIVGKGTHEELLDSCPTYIEIVESQLAMESAA; this comes from the coding sequence ATGCTGAGTCGGTTGCTACGCACCTACCTCAAGCCATACTCGTCAACATTGATCATCGTGGTGGTGTTGCAGCTGGTCGGCACCATGGCCTCGCTGTACCTGCCCAGCCTGAACGCCGACATCATCGACCACGGCGTCGCCACCGGCGACACCGGCTACATCCTGTCCACCGGCGGCTGGATGCTGGCCGTGTCCCTCGTGCAGATCGGCTGCTCGATCGCGGCGGTCTACCACGGCGCCTACGCGGCGATGGGATTCGGACGTGACGTCCGCTCAGCCGTATTCCACCAGGTGGGCGGGTTCTCCGCCCGGGAGGTCTCCCAGTTCGGAGCACCCTCGTTGATCACCCGCAGCATCAACGACGTGCAGCAGGTCCAGATCCTCGTGGTGATGACCTGCACGATGCTGATCTCCGCGCCGATCATGTGCGTCGGCGGCATCATCATGGCGTTGCGGCAGGACGTCGGCCTGTCCTGGCTCATGCTCGTCTGCGTCCCCGCCCTGCTGGTGTCGATCGGCCTGATCGTCTTCCGGATGGTTCCCCAGTTCCGCGCGCTGCAGACCCGCATCGACACGGTCAACCAGGTGATGCGCGAGCAGCTGTCCGGCATTCGCGTCGTCCGCGCCTTCGTCCGCGAGCGTGAGGAGACCCAGCGGTTCGCCGTGGCGAACACCGCGCTGACCGACACCTCGCTGCGCGTCGGGCGGCTGAGCGCACTGATCTTCCCCATCGTGATGCTGATCCTCAACGCCTCCAGCGTCGCCGTGCTCTGGTTCGGCTCCGGCCGGGTGGACAGCGGCGAGATGCAGATCGGCGCCCTCACGGCGTTCCTCATGTATCTGATGCAGATCCTCACCTCGGTGATGATGGCCACCTTCATCTCGATCATGATTCCGCGCGCCGCGGTCTGCGCCGAGCGCATCGTCGAGGTGCTGGACACCGAGTCGTCGGTGGTCCCTCCCGAGAACCCCGTGCGGGAGGTGCACACTCGCGGCGAGCTGGAGATGCGCGACGTCGAGTTCCGCTACCCGGGCGCGGCGGCGCCGGTGCTGTCCGGCATCTCCTTCCGCGTCAGCGCGGGACAGACCACCGCCGTCATCGGCAGCACGGGGTCGGGCAAGACGACGCTGGTCTCCCTGATCCCCCGGCTGTTCGACGCCACCTCCGGCACGGTGTCGGTCGACGGCGTCGACGTCCGCGACCTCGACCCCCAGATGCTCTGGACGCGCATCGGCCTGGTGCCGCAGAAGCCGTACCTGTTCAGCGGCACCGTCGCGAGCAACCTGCGGTACGGCAAGCCGGACGCCAGCGACGAGGAGCTGTGGGAGGCGCTGGAGGTCGCCCAGGCCCGCGACTTCGTCGAGGCGATGCCCGAGGGTCTGGACGCGCCCATCGCCCAGGGCGGCACGAACGTGTCCGGCGGGCAACGGCAGCGGCTCTCCATCGCCCGGGCCCTGGTCAGCAAGCCTGAGATCTACCTGTTCGACGACTCGTTCTCGGCGCTCGACCTGTCCACCGACGCCCGGCTGCGCGCCGCCCTGCGTCCGCACATCGCCCAGGCCGCCGTCGTCATCGTCGGCCAGCGGATCTCCACCATCGCCGACGCCGACCAGATCGTCGTCCTCGACGACGGCCTGATCGTCGGCAAGGGAACCCACGAGGAACTCCTGGATTCCTGCCCGACCTACATCGAGATCGTCGAGTCCCAACTAGCCATGGAGAGCGCGGCATGA